A stretch of the Streptomyces sp. NBC_01428 genome encodes the following:
- a CDS encoding DMT family transporter, protein MSALALSVVLSFVSAVAYAGGAIIQEQVALTSPGQAYAPVRRPGWWAAVALTGLGGLLHVVALAFGPLSLVQPLGALTIVFALPMAALFVGRKAGAAAWRGAIMATVGLAGLLSLVGSSDANSLNSAQRLALGVVAGGSVVALMVAGRAAHRHPAVRSILLAVGAGIAFSMSSVYTKTVAVDWSRHVSLADLSSLAAIGVFATAGMLLSQASYRGAGLEAPLATLTVVNPVVAAAVGITMFGETFRYGTTGTALALGCGVVAAGGLILLTSERISSGAARSGSDAKQPAAETETVPRDEVEVVSPADGPTPEAAPVSGPSAVGPVGPVAPVVPSDLGALTSLTASEASVRELLAGLPDQTGDEALYHPAPHGAAGIVPVPTSGPTGGTVLVPEAQPGGGTVLVPTPLKAPAPGVDAAAPEEPSARDELPYLTAMLGVPYVPMPFVNHHRTRVRS, encoded by the coding sequence ATGAGTGCCCTCGCTCTGTCCGTGGTGCTCTCGTTCGTCTCGGCCGTCGCGTACGCGGGCGGCGCCATCATCCAGGAGCAGGTCGCGCTGACCTCTCCCGGCCAGGCCTACGCGCCGGTGCGCCGTCCCGGCTGGTGGGCCGCCGTCGCGCTGACCGGCCTGGGCGGGCTGCTGCACGTGGTCGCCCTCGCCTTCGGCCCCCTGTCGCTCGTCCAGCCGCTCGGCGCGCTGACGATCGTCTTCGCGCTTCCGATGGCGGCCCTGTTCGTCGGCCGCAAGGCCGGAGCGGCGGCCTGGCGCGGCGCGATCATGGCCACGGTCGGACTCGCGGGCCTGCTGTCGCTGGTGGGCTCGTCCGACGCGAACTCCCTGAACAGTGCCCAGCGTCTGGCGCTGGGCGTGGTGGCGGGCGGCTCGGTCGTGGCCCTCATGGTGGCGGGGCGCGCGGCGCACCGGCACCCGGCCGTGCGGAGCATCCTGCTGGCGGTCGGCGCGGGCATCGCGTTCAGCATGTCGTCGGTGTACACCAAGACCGTCGCCGTGGACTGGTCGCGGCACGTCTCGCTCGCGGACCTGTCGAGCCTCGCCGCGATCGGCGTCTTCGCGACCGCGGGCATGCTGCTCTCGCAGGCCTCCTACCGAGGCGCCGGCCTGGAGGCGCCGCTGGCCACGCTGACGGTGGTGAACCCCGTCGTGGCGGCCGCGGTCGGCATCACGATGTTCGGAGAAACCTTCCGCTACGGCACGACCGGCACCGCGCTCGCCCTCGGCTGCGGTGTGGTCGCGGCGGGCGGTCTGATCCTGCTCACGTCGGAACGCATCAGCAGCGGCGCCGCGCGCTCGGGGAGCGACGCGAAGCAGCCGGCCGCGGAGACGGAGACGGTGCCACGGGACGAGGTCGAGGTCGTGAGCCCGGCCGACGGGCCGACGCCGGAGGCCGCGCCCGTGTCCGGCCCGTCAGCCGTCGGCCCGGTCGGTCCCGTCGCCCCGGTGGTCCCCTCGGACCTGGGCGCCCTCACGTCGCTCACGGCCTCCGAGGCGAGCGTGCGGGAGTTGCTCGCGGGGCTGCCGGACCAGACCGGTGACGAGGCTCTGTACCACCCCGCGCCGCACGGCGCCGCCGGGATCGTGCCGGTGCCCACGTCCGGGCCGACCGGCGGGACCGTGCTGGTGCCGGAGGCGCAGCCCGGTGGCGGAACGGTGCTGGTGCCGACTCCGCTGAAGGCGCCCGCCCCCGGGGTGGACGCCGCCGCCCCGGAGGAACCCTCGGCCAGGGACGAGTTGCCGTATCTGACCGCCATGCTCGGGGTGCCCTACGTGCCGATGCCGTTCGTGAACCACCACCGCACCCGCGTCAGATCCTGA
- a CDS encoding GH92 family glycosyl hydrolase — protein sequence MRWTRRLRLCTAGLVTASALLALPTAQAAEPRDGQLTDLVNPFIGTENEGNTYPGAAVPFGMVQFSPDTGHNTGYDHSQNHIRGFSLVHLSGVGCGLGGDLPVLPTTGEVTRTDYAQYAAEFDHDTESASPGSYKVGLKSGIEAELTATARTGVQRYTFPATDKANVLLNAGQSLHKTVSTKVEILDNRTVRTAITGSGFCQGTKPYTVYTITRFDRPFTTSGTWNGDTVTQGSEKTAGTTGRTGAFVRFDTTEDRTVEATTALSYVDASGAAVNLRAEGGRSFDAVRGAARRAWEDRLDDVRVKGGTDTLRRTFYSSLYRSFLAPNVGSDADGRYTGWDQRVHRAKGFTYYQNWSLWDTYRTQSQLLSLLAPREARDMAISVIRIDEESGWLPKWGYGTAETNIMTGDPVTPFLTNAYQQGLLKGYEDRAYRALKKNADGVPPVDSPALGREANREYIANAFAPYIKGRPHAKPGDSDYDHGASVTLEYALSDAMLGEMARDLGHDEDAARYLARSQSYRNIHDPSTGFFRARDAAGAFTGPADPAQSEGFHEGTSWQYQWLVPQDLPGMVDLIGGKQAANDRLDSFFAYDQLLKDPAKTAREVWVNGPYAYYNADKYNPQNEPDLIAPYTYLSTGQPWKTTDVVHAALTLFTDAPTGMTGNDDLGTMSAWNVLSSIGIFPVQPGFDTWGLSTPVFDRVDLTLDRRYYPRGALTVTAPGTSDTDRYIQAARVDGSSYGRTYLTTDKLRSVRSLGFTVGSEPSGWGTSASAAPPVLK from the coding sequence ATGAGATGGACCCGGCGCCTGCGCCTGTGCACGGCCGGGCTGGTGACAGCGTCCGCGCTGCTCGCCCTGCCCACCGCACAGGCCGCCGAGCCGCGCGACGGCCAACTCACCGATCTGGTCAACCCGTTCATCGGAACGGAGAACGAGGGCAACACCTATCCCGGCGCCGCCGTGCCCTTCGGCATGGTGCAGTTCTCGCCGGACACAGGGCACAACACCGGCTACGACCATTCGCAGAACCACATCCGCGGCTTCTCGCTCGTCCACCTGTCCGGCGTCGGCTGCGGGCTCGGCGGCGACCTGCCCGTGCTGCCCACGACCGGCGAGGTCACCCGGACGGACTACGCGCAGTACGCGGCCGAGTTCGACCACGACACCGAGTCGGCGAGCCCCGGTTCCTACAAGGTCGGCCTGAAGAGCGGCATCGAGGCCGAGCTGACCGCCACCGCGCGCACCGGCGTGCAGCGCTACACGTTCCCGGCCACCGACAAGGCCAACGTGCTGCTGAACGCGGGCCAGTCGCTGCACAAGACGGTCTCCACCAAGGTCGAGATCCTCGACAACCGGACCGTCCGCACGGCGATCACCGGCAGCGGCTTCTGCCAGGGCACGAAGCCGTACACGGTCTACACGATCACCCGCTTCGACCGGCCGTTCACCACCTCGGGCACCTGGAACGGCGACACCGTCACGCAGGGCTCCGAGAAGACGGCCGGCACCACCGGGCGCACCGGCGCCTTCGTGCGCTTCGACACCACCGAGGACCGCACCGTCGAGGCGACCACGGCGCTCTCCTACGTGGACGCCTCCGGCGCGGCCGTCAACCTCCGCGCGGAGGGGGGCCGTTCCTTCGACGCCGTCCGCGGTGCCGCCCGGCGGGCCTGGGAGGACCGGCTCGACGACGTACGGGTGAAGGGCGGCACGGACACCCTGCGCCGCACGTTCTACTCCTCGCTCTACCGTTCCTTCCTGGCGCCGAACGTCGGCAGCGACGCGGACGGCCGCTACACCGGCTGGGACCAGCGGGTCCACCGCGCGAAGGGCTTCACGTACTACCAGAACTGGTCGCTGTGGGACACCTACCGCACCCAGTCGCAGCTCCTGTCGCTGCTCGCGCCGCGCGAGGCACGTGACATGGCGATCTCCGTCATCAGGATCGACGAGGAGAGCGGCTGGCTGCCCAAGTGGGGCTACGGCACGGCCGAGACGAACATCATGACCGGCGACCCGGTCACACCGTTCCTCACCAACGCCTACCAGCAGGGCCTGCTCAAGGGATACGAGGACCGGGCCTACCGGGCGCTGAAGAAGAACGCGGACGGCGTGCCGCCCGTCGACTCCCCGGCGCTGGGCCGCGAGGCCAACCGGGAGTACATCGCGAACGCCTTCGCCCCGTACATCAAGGGCCGCCCGCACGCGAAGCCCGGCGACTCGGACTACGACCACGGTGCCTCCGTCACCCTGGAGTACGCGCTGTCCGACGCCATGCTCGGTGAGATGGCCCGGGATCTGGGCCACGACGAGGACGCCGCGCGCTACCTGGCGCGGTCCCAGAGCTACCGGAACATCCACGACCCCTCGACCGGTTTCTTCCGCGCCCGGGACGCCGCGGGCGCCTTCACCGGACCCGCCGACCCCGCCCAGAGCGAGGGCTTCCACGAGGGCACGTCCTGGCAGTACCAGTGGCTCGTGCCGCAGGACCTGCCGGGCATGGTGGACCTGATCGGCGGCAAGCAGGCGGCCAACGACCGTCTCGACTCGTTCTTCGCCTACGACCAGCTCCTGAAGGACCCCGCGAAGACCGCTCGCGAGGTCTGGGTGAACGGGCCGTACGCGTACTACAACGCGGACAAGTACAACCCGCAGAACGAGCCCGATCTCATCGCCCCGTACACCTATCTGTCCACCGGGCAGCCGTGGAAGACGACCGACGTCGTGCACGCGGCGCTGACCCTCTTCACGGACGCGCCGACCGGGATGACGGGCAACGACGACCTCGGCACGATGTCCGCCTGGAACGTGCTGTCCTCGATCGGGATCTTCCCGGTGCAGCCCGGTTTCGACACGTGGGGCCTGTCCACGCCCGTCTTCGACCGGGTCGACCTCACCCTCGACCGGCGGTACTACCCGCGCGGCGCCCTCACGGTCACGGCGCCGGGCACCTCGGACACCGACCGCTACATCCAGGCGGCCCGCGTCGACGGGTCGTCGTACGGCCGTACGTATCTGACGACCGACAAGCTGAGGAGCGTCCGTTCCCTCGGATTCACGGTCGGCTCCGAGCCGTCCGGGTGGGGAACGTCGGCCTCGGCCGCGCCCCCGGTCCTGAAGTGA
- the glgA gene encoding glycogen synthase: MRVGLLTREYPPDVYGGAGVHVEFLARELRALTDLDVHCWGEGGAGGVVRHRPWPTLDGANDALRTFSVDLSIAASLEGRELVHSHTWYANLAGHFGKLLHGIPHVMTAHSLEPLRPWKAEQLGGGYALSSWAERTAIEAADAVIAVSGAMRDDILGCYPDLDPARVRVVHNGIDTSLYRPDHGTDVLERIGLDTARPYVLFVGRITRQKGVPHLLRAVRDIDPAAQVVLCAGAPDTPEIDREFRELYQELSAVRDGVHWIPQMLPRPDVIQLLTHAAVFACPSVYEPLGIVNLEAMACGTAVVASRVGGIPEVVEDGGTGLLVPLDDDFEAGLTTALDSVLAEPETARRMGEAGRRRAVEEFGWDAVARRTVQLYEEVLKAG, from the coding sequence GTGCGCGTGGGCCTGCTGACCCGGGAGTACCCGCCGGACGTGTACGGCGGCGCCGGCGTCCATGTCGAGTTCCTGGCGCGGGAGTTGCGCGCCCTGACGGACCTCGACGTGCACTGCTGGGGCGAGGGCGGTGCCGGCGGAGTGGTCCGCCACCGGCCGTGGCCCACGCTCGACGGCGCCAACGACGCGCTGCGCACCTTCTCCGTGGACCTCTCCATCGCCGCCTCCCTCGAAGGCCGCGAACTCGTCCACTCGCACACCTGGTACGCCAACCTCGCGGGCCATTTCGGCAAACTCCTGCACGGCATCCCGCACGTCATGACCGCCCACAGCCTCGAACCGCTGCGTCCCTGGAAGGCCGAGCAACTCGGCGGCGGATACGCCCTGTCGAGCTGGGCCGAGCGCACCGCCATCGAGGCCGCGGACGCCGTGATCGCGGTCTCCGGGGCCATGCGGGACGACATCCTGGGCTGCTACCCGGACCTCGACCCCGCCCGGGTGCGCGTCGTGCACAACGGCATCGACACCTCCCTGTACCGCCCCGACCACGGCACCGACGTCCTGGAGCGCATCGGCCTGGACACCGCCCGCCCGTACGTCCTGTTCGTCGGCCGCATCACCCGGCAGAAGGGTGTGCCCCATCTCCTGCGCGCGGTACGGGACATCGACCCGGCCGCTCAGGTGGTGCTCTGCGCCGGCGCCCCCGACACCCCGGAGATCGACCGCGAGTTCCGTGAGCTGTACCAGGAGCTGAGCGCCGTACGGGACGGCGTGCACTGGATCCCGCAGATGCTGCCCCGCCCGGACGTGATCCAACTCCTGACCCACGCGGCCGTGTTCGCCTGCCCGTCGGTGTACGAGCCGCTCGGCATCGTCAACCTGGAGGCGATGGCCTGCGGGACGGCCGTGGTGGCCTCGCGGGTCGGCGGCATCCCCGAGGTCGTCGAGGACGGCGGGACGGGTCTTCTCGTGCCCCTGGACGACGACTTCGAGGCGGGCCTCACGACCGCCCTGGACTCCGTGCTCGCCGAGCCCGAGACGGCGCGGCGCATGGGTGAGGCGGGACGGCGGCGCGCCGTGGAGGAGTTCGGCTGGGACGCCGTCGCCCGAAGGACCGTCCAGTTGTACGAGGAAGTCCTCAAAGCGGGGTAG
- the glgC gene encoding glucose-1-phosphate adenylyltransferase has product MRRGGPSVLGIVLAGGEGKRLMPLTADRAKPAVTFGGTYRLVDFVLSNLVNADILRICVLTQYKSHSLDRHITTTWRMSSLLGNYVTPVPAQQRLGPRWYLGSADAILQSLNLIHDEQPEYVAVFGADHVYRMDPRQMLEQHIEGGAGVTVAGIRVPRAESSSFGVISPGSDGQTVRGFLEKPADPPGLADDPECVFASMGNYIFTTKALIEALQRDAEDENSVHDMGGSILPALTERGEAQLYDFSDNHVPGETTRDQGYWRDVGTLDAYYDAHMDLIAERPAFNLFNRNWPIYTSSGQLSPARFNAGGIASESIISAGSLIRGQVTRSVLSPGVLVDPGAVVQGSILHDNVKIGRGAVVRGAVLDKNVEVPPGATIGVNPERDADLYTVSKGGVIALGKGQRVP; this is encoded by the coding sequence ATGCGGCGCGGTGGACCTTCGGTGCTGGGAATCGTACTGGCGGGCGGTGAGGGCAAGCGGTTGATGCCGCTCACGGCGGACCGGGCGAAACCAGCGGTGACCTTCGGCGGTACGTACCGCCTCGTGGACTTCGTACTCTCCAATCTCGTCAACGCCGACATCCTGCGCATCTGCGTCCTCACGCAGTACAAGTCGCACTCGCTGGACCGGCACATCACCACCACCTGGCGGATGTCGAGCCTGCTCGGCAACTACGTGACGCCCGTTCCCGCGCAGCAACGACTCGGACCCCGCTGGTACCTCGGCAGCGCGGACGCGATCCTCCAGTCGCTCAACCTCATCCACGACGAACAGCCCGAGTACGTCGCGGTGTTCGGCGCCGACCACGTCTACCGGATGGACCCCCGGCAGATGCTGGAGCAGCACATCGAGGGCGGCGCGGGGGTGACGGTGGCCGGAATACGGGTGCCCCGCGCCGAGTCGTCGTCCTTCGGCGTCATCAGCCCCGGTTCCGACGGCCAGACCGTGCGGGGTTTCCTCGAGAAGCCGGCCGACCCGCCCGGCCTCGCGGACGACCCCGAGTGCGTCTTCGCGTCGATGGGCAACTACATCTTCACCACGAAGGCCCTCATCGAGGCACTCCAGCGGGACGCCGAGGACGAGAACTCCGTGCACGACATGGGCGGTTCGATCCTCCCGGCGCTCACAGAGCGCGGCGAGGCGCAGCTGTACGACTTCAGCGACAACCACGTGCCCGGCGAGACCACGCGCGACCAGGGCTACTGGCGGGACGTCGGAACGCTCGACGCCTACTACGACGCCCACATGGATCTCATCGCCGAGCGGCCCGCCTTCAACCTGTTCAACCGCAACTGGCCCATCTACACCAGCTCCGGCCAGCTGTCGCCCGCCCGCTTCAACGCCGGGGGCATTGCGAGCGAGTCCATCATCAGCGCGGGCTCCCTGATCCGCGGTCAGGTGACCCGCTCGGTGCTCTCGCCGGGCGTGCTCGTCGACCCGGGGGCGGTGGTGCAGGGCTCGATCCTGCACGACAACGTGAAGATAGGGCGCGGCGCCGTGGTCCGCGGCGCCGTGCTCGACAAGAACGTCGAGGTGCCGCCGGGCGCGACGATCGGCGTCAACCCCGAGCGGGACGCCGACCTCTACACGGTCTCCAAGGGCGGGGTGATCGCGCTGGGCAAGGGCCAGCGCGTGCCGTAG
- a CDS encoding (2Fe-2S)-binding protein, translated as MVLLLFVDLDPQLTVLGALGGFFVLRTGVPRRGPLPTLARAYARPRGDTTGEVYGDPMIFRVEKVARSIGAPEARVAASVAQQGLAARLWSIALGSAVVHGHLPDLDPELLRWDPDAAAPDDLWLTEVRARPVTDLDEVVRAGHLVPLSAALRDRYRVSPGLLWGNAGSALAGAVRQLDRWAIAHGRPEAAERARTLAAGLLAHPDLAGTLDPRTLRRRSCCLYYRVPGGGVCGDCCFDRPPRPAPGRS; from the coding sequence TTGGTACTACTGCTCTTCGTGGACCTCGACCCCCAGCTGACGGTGCTCGGCGCGCTCGGCGGTTTCTTCGTACTACGCACCGGAGTACCCCGGCGCGGCCCCCTGCCGACCCTCGCGCGGGCCTACGCGCGACCGCGAGGCGACACCACCGGGGAGGTTTACGGGGATCCGATGATTTTCCGTGTCGAGAAGGTCGCGAGGAGTATCGGTGCGCCGGAGGCGCGCGTCGCGGCGTCCGTCGCACAGCAGGGGCTCGCGGCCCGCCTCTGGTCGATCGCCCTGGGGTCCGCCGTCGTCCACGGTCACCTGCCCGACCTCGATCCGGAACTGCTCCGGTGGGACCCGGACGCCGCCGCCCCGGACGACCTGTGGCTGACCGAGGTCCGCGCCCGGCCCGTGACCGACCTCGACGAGGTCGTGCGTGCCGGGCATCTCGTCCCGCTGAGTGCGGCGCTGCGCGACCGGTACCGCGTCTCACCGGGTCTGCTGTGGGGCAACGCCGGTTCCGCCCTGGCCGGAGCCGTGCGCCAGCTCGACCGCTGGGCGATCGCCCACGGGCGTCCGGAGGCGGCGGAGCGGGCCCGGACCCTGGCCGCCGGTCTCCTCGCGCACCCGGACCTCGCCGGCACGCTCGACCCGAGGACGCTGCGCCGCCGCAGCTGCTGCCTCTACTACCGGGTGCCCGGCGGCGGCGTGTGCGGCGACTGCTGCTTCGACCGCCCGCCACGGCCGGCCCCCGGCCGCAGCTGA
- the gndA gene encoding NADP-dependent phosphogluconate dehydrogenase, translated as MSTSAQIGVTGLAVMGRNLARNFARNGYTVAVHNRTAAKTNALVEEFGDEGTFVPAETAKEFVEALERPRRLVIMVKAGDPTDAVIQEFAPLLEPGDMIIDGGNAHFADTRRREHALREQGIHFVGTGVSGGEEGALHGPSIMPGGSTESYASLGPMLEKISAKADDGSPCVTHLGPDGAGHFVKMVHNGIEYADMQLIGEAYQLLRDVAGYSPAQIADIFRTWNTGRLDSYLIEITAEVLSHVDEATGKPFVDVVQDRAEQKGTGRWTVQIALDLGVPVSGIAEAVFARSLSGHADLREASRGLAGPKAQQLGEAEAAAFADRVEQALYASKIVSYTQGFHEITAGSDEYDWDIDLGAVASIWRGGCIIRAAFLDRIRAAYDARPDLPSLLSDDTFAQEIAAAQDDWREVVVAATRQGVPTPGFSAALAYYDALRAERLPAALTQGQRDFFGAHTYRRTDREGSFHTLWGGDRSEVDA; from the coding sequence ATGAGCACTTCAGCCCAGATCGGCGTCACGGGTCTCGCGGTCATGGGGCGCAACCTCGCCCGCAACTTCGCGCGCAACGGCTACACCGTCGCCGTGCACAACCGCACCGCCGCCAAGACGAACGCGTTGGTGGAGGAGTTCGGCGACGAGGGCACGTTCGTCCCGGCCGAGACGGCGAAGGAGTTCGTGGAGGCGCTGGAGCGGCCCCGACGCCTGGTGATCATGGTGAAGGCGGGCGACCCGACGGACGCGGTGATCCAGGAGTTCGCGCCGCTGCTGGAGCCCGGCGACATGATCATCGACGGTGGCAACGCCCACTTCGCAGACACCCGGCGCCGTGAGCACGCTCTGCGCGAGCAGGGCATCCACTTCGTGGGCACGGGCGTCTCCGGCGGCGAGGAGGGCGCGCTGCACGGGCCGAGCATCATGCCGGGCGGCTCGACCGAGTCGTACGCCTCGCTCGGCCCGATGCTGGAGAAGATCTCCGCCAAGGCCGACGACGGTTCCCCGTGCGTCACGCACCTGGGCCCCGACGGCGCCGGGCACTTCGTGAAGATGGTCCACAACGGCATCGAGTACGCCGACATGCAGCTCATCGGCGAGGCCTACCAGCTGCTCCGTGACGTCGCCGGCTACTCCCCCGCGCAGATCGCCGACATCTTCCGCACCTGGAACACCGGCCGCCTCGACTCCTACCTGATCGAGATCACCGCCGAGGTGCTCTCGCACGTGGACGAGGCGACGGGCAAGCCGTTCGTCGACGTGGTCCAGGACCGGGCCGAGCAGAAGGGCACCGGACGCTGGACCGTGCAGATCGCGCTGGACCTGGGGGTGCCGGTCTCGGGCATCGCCGAGGCGGTCTTCGCCCGCTCCCTGTCCGGGCACGCCGACCTGCGTGAGGCCTCGCGCGGCCTCGCGGGCCCGAAGGCGCAGCAACTCGGCGAGGCGGAGGCGGCGGCCTTCGCGGACCGGGTGGAGCAGGCGCTGTACGCGTCGAAGATCGTCTCGTACACGCAGGGCTTCCACGAGATCACCGCGGGCAGCGACGAGTACGACTGGGACATCGACCTCGGTGCCGTGGCGTCCATCTGGCGCGGCGGCTGCATCATCCGGGCGGCCTTCCTCGACCGCATCCGCGCCGCCTACGACGCCCGCCCCGACCTTCCGAGCCTGCTGTCGGACGACACGTTCGCCCAGGAGATCGCCGCGGCCCAGGACGACTGGCGCGAGGTGGTCGTCGCGGCGACCCGCCAGGGCGTCCCCACGCCCGGCTTCTCCGCGGCCCTCGCCTACTACGACGCCCTGCGCGCCGAGCGTCTGCCCGCGGCCCTCACACAGGGGCAGCGCGACTTCTTCGGAGCGCACACGTACCGCAGGACGGACCGGGAGGGCTCGTTCCACACGCTGTGGGGCGGGGACCGCTCGGAGGTCGACGCGTAG